The proteins below are encoded in one region of Micromonospora pisi:
- a CDS encoding alkaline phosphatase D family protein yields MSEHLVSRRQLMAGAAASVGAAVLPVAAATGPAAAHGTSTAAPFKLGVASGDPLPDAVILWTRLVHDLYDAGSLRRPVEVAWQVAHDERFRRVVRHGVTRARPELGHSVHVDARGLEPGREYFYRFRALGELSPVGRTRTAPSPWADPSRLNFGIVNCQDFQNGYWPAYWGLADEDLDVVLHLGDYIYEYDPRSAFADRAHVAPQTPGLDQLSTLSDYRNRHAQYKTDPALQAAHAAFPWIVTWDDHETENNYAGHLDEVDDTGAARQTPEQFARQRANAYQAYYEHMPIRADLRPGSADLRIFRRFDFGRLARFNVLDTRQYRSDQPGGFPGDFGPEGAGRTNTAGTLTGEDQERWLNQGLLRSSARWNVVAQQVMMSRIRFPNPALVPPTMSNLDQWDGYAPQRDRLLGLLAAGRVSNPVVLAGDIHSTWMSDLKLDFDDPASPSVAVEFVATSISSDFPVAFDAPIKATNPLLNPHVRYFDGSRRGYLRVRVDRQVWRTDIRVVDTIAVRRTPVYTSASYAVESGRPNIVAA; encoded by the coding sequence GTGTCCGAACACCTGGTCAGCAGAAGACAACTCATGGCCGGCGCGGCGGCCTCGGTGGGTGCGGCAGTGCTGCCCGTCGCCGCCGCCACGGGTCCGGCCGCCGCCCACGGTACGTCGACGGCCGCGCCGTTCAAGCTCGGTGTGGCCAGCGGCGATCCGCTACCGGACGCGGTCATCCTCTGGACCCGCCTGGTGCACGACCTCTACGACGCCGGTTCACTGCGCCGGCCGGTCGAGGTGGCCTGGCAGGTGGCGCACGACGAACGGTTCCGGCGCGTGGTACGGCACGGCGTGACCCGGGCCCGGCCGGAACTTGGCCACTCGGTACACGTGGACGCACGCGGGCTGGAGCCCGGCCGGGAGTACTTCTACCGATTCCGCGCCCTGGGCGAGCTCAGTCCGGTCGGGCGTACCCGCACCGCCCCGAGCCCGTGGGCCGACCCGTCCCGGCTGAACTTCGGCATTGTCAACTGCCAGGACTTCCAGAACGGCTACTGGCCGGCGTACTGGGGGCTCGCTGACGAGGACCTCGACGTGGTGCTGCACCTCGGCGACTACATCTACGAGTACGACCCGCGCAGCGCGTTCGCCGACCGCGCCCACGTCGCCCCGCAGACCCCGGGCCTCGACCAGCTGAGCACGTTGAGCGACTACCGCAACCGGCACGCCCAGTACAAGACCGATCCGGCGCTGCAGGCCGCGCACGCCGCCTTTCCCTGGATCGTGACCTGGGACGACCACGAGACCGAGAACAACTACGCGGGCCACCTCGACGAGGTCGACGACACCGGGGCCGCTCGGCAGACCCCCGAGCAATTCGCCAGGCAGCGCGCCAACGCGTACCAGGCGTACTACGAGCACATGCCGATCCGGGCCGACCTGCGACCGGGCAGCGCCGATCTGCGGATCTTCCGCCGGTTCGACTTCGGCCGGCTGGCCCGGTTCAACGTCCTGGACACCCGGCAGTACCGATCCGACCAGCCCGGCGGGTTCCCGGGGGACTTCGGACCGGAGGGCGCCGGTCGGACGAACACCGCGGGCACCTTGACCGGCGAAGACCAGGAACGTTGGCTCAACCAGGGACTGTTGCGGTCCTCGGCGCGATGGAACGTCGTCGCCCAGCAGGTCATGATGAGCCGGATCCGGTTCCCCAACCCGGCCCTGGTGCCGCCGACGATGTCCAACCTCGACCAGTGGGACGGGTACGCACCACAGCGCGACCGCCTGCTCGGGCTGCTGGCCGCCGGACGGGTGAGTAATCCGGTGGTACTCGCGGGCGACATCCACTCGACCTGGATGAGCGACCTGAAGCTCGATTTCGACGACCCAGCCTCACCGAGCGTGGCGGTCGAGTTCGTGGCCACGTCGATCAGCTCGGACTTCCCGGTCGCCTTCGACGCCCCGATCAAGGCGACGAACCCGTTGCTCAACCCGCATGTGCGCTACTTCGACGGGTCGCGCCGCGGCTATCTGCGCGTCCGCGTGGACCGGCAGGTGTGGCGGACCGACATCCGCGTCGTCGACACCATCGCGGTACGCAGGACGCCCGTCTACACGAGCGCGTCGTACGCGGTCGAATCCGGGCGCCCGAACATCGTCGCCGCCTGA